The sequence AAAAACAAAAATAAGAGTATTAATAGAAAGAAAAGAAATAGAAAATTTAATAGATGAAAACTTAGTATATGGAGATTTAGATAAAAGTACAGAAGAAAGTATATGGACATTATTTTTATTTACAGGATACTTAACCTGGACAAAACATACAGGAGAAGAAGGAGAACCGAGATATAGTCTTAAAATAACAAACAAAGAAACATTACAATACTTCAAAAAAACAGTGGTGGATATAATAAAAGAAACGAAAATAGAACTAGAAAGTATAATACAAGATATAATAATAGGGAAATACAAAGAATTTGGAATAAAATTCAAAAAAATAGTAAAAGAAACATTGAGTTATTATGATGTAAGCGGAGAAGAACCAGAAAGATTTTATCATGGATTAATACTAGGAATGATAGTAGGACTAAGTAAAAAATACATAGTAAAAAGCAATAGAGAAAGAGGATATGGAAGAGCAGATGTAATATTAATACCAAAAGAAAAAACAGAACCGGGAATAATATTTGAATTCAAAAAGTATAGTATAGACTTTGATAAAGATTTAAAAGACAGTGCAGAAAAAGGAATAAAACAAATAGAAGAAAAAGGATATGAAGAAGAAATAAAAAGTTATGGGATAGAGAAAATAATAAAAGTTGCAATTGCTTTTGATAAGAAAGATGTTGAAGTAATAGTGAAATAAATAAATATGTAGAAAGATATGAAAAATTTTTCAAAATTCTTTTTCATATGGCATCAGACTTAATTAAAGTGGATGAAAGAATTAGAATGAACGAAAAAGGCCTGGATTTATCCAAAATGGTATTTGAAAAAATCTTAGAAGTGAGGGAAAATATTAATGGACATGAAAGATAGGGTAGAAGAATATATATCTAATTTAATAGACAAAAAGTTTGATGAAAAAAAATCAGATAAAGAATGGGACCTTTATTTTATGAAAATAGCCTTTCTTGTTAGCGAAAGATCATCTTGTACTCACAGAAAAGTAGGAGCAGTTATAGTAAAGGATAAAAGAATTTTAGCAACTGGATATAATCAGCCACCATCTGGATTTCCACATTGTGATGAAATAGGATGTATAAGGGATGATTTAAACATAAAAAGTGGTGAGTATCAAGAAATATGTTATGGCCTGCATGCTGAACAAAATGCGTTAATGCAAGCAGCAAAATTTGGAATATCAACAGAAAATGCATCAATATATGTAACGCATCAACCATGTTCAATATGTGCAAGATTAATAATTAATGCAGGAATAAAAAAAGTGATATATGCTGGTAATTATCCTGATTCATTAACTAAGTTATTTTTTAAACAAACTAATGTAGAATTTAGAAAATTAGATGAACTATAGATGAAATAAATTTGGAGGTGTATTATGCCCAATCAAAAATATTATGAATATGTTAGAAAGGACAGATTGCCTAGTGTTTGGTGTCCAGGTTGTGGTAATGGTATAGTGATGAAAACCTTTTTAGAAGCTGCAAGCAACTTGGGTCTTGATAAGAATAAAGTTGCTGTTGTTTCTGGTATTGGTTGTTCCTCAAGGGTAACAGGTTATTTAGATTTTAACACATTGCATACATTACATGGAAGAGCTATTGCTTTTGCAACTGGAGTAAAATTAGCAAGACCAGATTTAGAAGTGGTAGTTATGGGTGGAGATGGAGATATGTTAGCTATAGGTGGTAACCATTTTATCCATGCATGTAGAAGAAATATGGATA is a genomic window of Marinitoga sp. 38H-ov containing:
- a CDS encoding PD-(D/E)XK nuclease domain-containing protein, with amino-acid sequence KTKIRVLIERKEIENLIDENLVYGDLDKSTEESIWTLFLFTGYLTWTKHTGEEGEPRYSLKITNKETLQYFKKTVVDIIKETKIELESIIQDIIIGKYKEFGIKFKKIVKETLSYYDVSGEEPERFYHGLILGMIVGLSKKYIVKSNRERGYGRADVILIPKEKTEPGIIFEFKKYSIDFDKDLKDSAEKGIKQIEEKGYEEEIKSYGIEKIIKVAIAFDKKDVEVIVK
- a CDS encoding dCMP deaminase family protein; the protein is MKDRVEEYISNLIDKKFDEKKSDKEWDLYFMKIAFLVSERSSCTHRKVGAVIVKDKRILATGYNQPPSGFPHCDEIGCIRDDLNIKSGEYQEICYGLHAEQNALMQAAKFGISTENASIYVTHQPCSICARLIINAGIKKVIYAGNYPDSLTKLFFKQTNVEFRKLDEL